The Chlamydia trachomatis A/HAR-13 nucleotide sequence GTGGAACAGACTCTTTATGTCACAGGCTTTTTGTCTTATTTTAAGGTCTTCGACTCTGTGAATGAAGCTCTACAAGCTTTAGCGAAAGAAAACAGTTAACCCTACCTTCAACTCGCTCTCTTTTCAAGTGATGCGTAGTTATCAAAGTTGTGTGGTCCTGAAAAAATTTTTGGTGTAACATAGCCTTTTCTTTGAAGATCCTCTGTAAAGCATGCGAAAGCAAAATTTTTACAGATAAAGGACTTCCTGGTTACTCGAACTTATATATTAGTTGCTATGCGCAGATCTGTTTGTTACGTTACTCCTTCAGTTGCTAGGGCTGGTCAAATTTCTACCTGGCGTTTCGAATATTCTTCAGCTAATTTCCTTCCCGAAGGCACATTGCTAAAATTTGACCTGGGAATAGACGGACGCCCTATAGACTGGGAGATTCCTTCTACAGATCTTTCTCAACCATGTAATACAATTTATTTAGAAACGCCTTCCGAGGATATTGTGGCTGCAAAAGCTGTGTATGCTCCCGGAGGCTATATCCCTACTTTCGAATTTACTCTCCCTTGTGATGTGGAAGCTGGGGACACTTTCTCTATTATTCTTGGCTCCTCTCCCAACTTCCCTCAAGAGGACTCTTCAGGTAATGGTGCTCAATTATTTACTCAACGCCGTAAACCTTTCTCTCTTTATGTTGACCCATCAGGGAAAGGATCTTTTGAAGATCCCGATATCTTCACAATGGATATCAGAGGAAATGTATTAAAAAATATCCGGATTTTTGCTCCTTCTTATGTGATCAAAAACAAACGCTTTGATATTACAGTGCGCTTCGAAGATGAATTTGGGAACTTAACCAATTTCTCCCCAGAAGAGACCCATATCGAGCTTTCGTACGAACATCTTCGCGAAAACCTCAATTGGCAATTGTTCATCCCTGAAACAGGCTTTGTGATCCTTCCAAACCTGTATTTCAATGAACCAGGTATTTATCGTATTCAACTACGCAATCAAGCAACAAAAGAGGTCTTTACATCAGCGCCTATCAAATGTTTTGCAGAAACCTCCTCTCATCTTTTGTGGGGGCTTCTACATGGAGAATCTGAACGTGTCGACTCTGAAGGTAATATTGAGTCTTGCTTGCGTTATTTTCGTGATGACTGCGCGTTAAACTTTTTTGCAACATCCTCTTTCGAAATTCAAGATGGCCTGACCCCAGAAACCATTAAAACCATTAACCAAACCGTTGCTGATTTTAATGAAGAAGATCGTTTCATTGCCTTATCCGGAGCACAGTACCTTTCTGAAGAGCCTGGCGAGGGAATTCGTGAAGTATTGCTGATGAAGGAACCCAAATCCCCAGGGAAACATAAAGAATGCAAACTATTTCCTTTATCTAAGCTATATAAGCAATCAACTAGTCATGAGTTAATCTCAATCCCCAGCTTCACTGCTTCAAAGAAATTTGGATACAATTTTAATAATTTCCATCCTGAATTTGAAAGAGTTGTTGAAATTTATAATGCCTGGGGATGCTCTGAAAGAACTGAAGCTGAAGGAAACCCTTTCCCTATTAAAGGTTCTATCGACTCAGAAAATCCAGAGGGAACTGTTCTATCTGCTTTAAAGAGAAACCTGCGTTTTGGATTCGTAGCCGGTGGTCTTGATGATAGAAATCTATACAATCACTTTTTTGATTCCGATCAACAGCAATACTCCCCTGGATTAACAGCTGTGATCTGCAATAAATATTCTCGGGATTCCTTACTCGAGGCATTATACCAACGACAATGCTATGCTACAACCGGCCAAAGAATTATCGTGAATTTCCAGATTACATCTGCTCCTATGGGCTCCGAACTCTCCACAGCCATTAAACCAGGGCTCGTGATCAATAGACATATTTCGGGATATGTAGCAGGAACTGCCAAGATTGCGTCGATCGAAATCATCCGCAATGAGGATATTCTCCATACCTTCCACCCAGATGGAAATAACTTTGAGTATGAGTACGACGATCTCTCTCCTTTTGCACAAGTCACTCTAAAAGGTCCTCAAAATGGAGCTCCTTTTGCTTTTTACTACTTACGAGTCACTCAAGAGAATGGAGCTATGGCTTGGAGCTCTCCTATTTGGATAGATCTTAACTAAAATAAGGCCTTCATGACTTCTTTATTTCTACTCGTCTGTTGCGCTACAGCCCTTCTCAGTATAGGAGTAACAGCTGTTTTGATAGGGTCTTTCCTACTAGGAAGACCCCTATCTAAAGGATGTGGCCGCAGCGACTGCTGTCAGAAAAAGAAGTCTTGTCCCCGTGAAAAGCAAAACTCACAAACTGATAACTACTATGACGACTCTTCCAGCTCGAATCCTACCTAAAAGCGCATGTCTTAAAACTTTATTTGATGACTATTTATCTGGAGCGCGTCTTTCTGAAGAACAAGCTTTACAATTACTTCTCGTTGATGCTGAGGATCAACAAGCTTTATGGAGCTTTGCTGATCTTATTCGTGCCAATCGTGTTGGTGACACAGTTTTCTACTCGTCGACCCTTTATTTATACCCTACAAACTTCTGTCAGTTTAACTGTACGTTTTGTTCTTTCTATGCCAAACCAGGGAACCCTACAGGATGGTTCTTTACTCCAGATCAACTCGTACAATCTATAAAAGAAAACCCTTCTCCCATTACAGAAACGCATATTGTAGCAGGATGCTACCCCTCTTGTAATCTTGCTTACTATGAAGAGCTCTTCTCCAAAATTAAGCAAAATTTCCCAGATCTACATATTAAAGCGCTCTCAGCTATCGAGTATGATTATCTGTCAAAATTAGACAATCTCCCAGTTAAAGAAGTCATGCAACGCTTGCGTATCGCTGGCCTTGATTCTATTCCTGGTGGGGGTGCTGAGATCTTAGTCGATGAAGTCCGAGAGACCCTCTCGCGAGGCAGATTATCTTCCCAAGGATTCTTAGAGATCCATGAAACAGCGCATTCCTTAGGAATCCCTAGCAATGCTACCATGCTGTGCTACCATCGAGAGACTCCTGCAGATATAATGACACATATGAGTAAACTGCGCGCTCTTCAAGACAAAACTTCTGGCTTTAAGAATTTTATCCTCCTCAAATTTGCGTCAGAGAATAATGCTTTAGGAAAGCGTCTACACAAAATGACTTCAAGACACTCGATTCCTCCTGCAACTATTATTGCAGTTGCTCGACTATTCCTAGACAACATCCCTAATATTAAAGCTCTATGGAATTATTTAGGTCTCGACGTTGCTCTACACTTGTTATCATGCGGAGCCAATGATTTGTCTTCCACTCACCAAGGAGAAAAGGTATTTCGAATGGCCTCTTCCCAAGAGCCTATTCGTATGGATATTGAAGGGATGTCCCATCTCATAATACAACATGGTCGTATCCCATGCTTAGTCAATTCCAAGACCGTTTAAACATTGGTTGTGTACGCTACGTTAACGCTTTACCTTTTTCTAGCGGCTTATCACAAGCTCCAGGCGTCTCCTTGCTTATGGATACCCCTACCAATCTGGTGCCTAAACTCCTGTCACGAGAAATAGATTATGCGTTAACCTCTGTAGCAGCAACATTCTCTTCTCCCTTACACAGAGTATCTTCCTTTGGGATCGCGGCTTATAAAAAAATCCTAAGCGTAAACTTACATGCTACTTCGCAATTTTTTGCTAAGGAAGCTCCTCATATAGCGGCTACTAAAGAGAGTCTTTCTTCTATTTTGCTGCTACGAGTTCTATGCGAAAACCTATGGAATATTCCGTTCCCTTCCGTTACCCTACTTTCCTCGGACAGCATTCTTACACAAGCTGAACACTATGATGCTTTATTATTGATAGGAGATACGGCATTACGCCATCCTATAATCCCAGGATTCCACACTTATGACCTAGCAGCTTCTTGGTATGACCTGACTGCAAAACCTTTTGTTTTTGCTGGGATTCTCAGCCTTTCTTCAACTATTTCATTTCAGCTTCAACAGGAGTTCTCTTCCGCATTGAATTATTTTCAGAATCATAAACAAGATATTACCAGCAAAGCAGCTGCATTACTAAAACTCCCAGAATCGCTTATGCAAGAATACTATACTTTATGTCGCTATGAGCTTTCTGAAGAGGATTTTGCAGGGTTAGAACAGTTTAGAGACTATTATGACCGACTTCCACAACAAGCCAAATATCCAAATCATGTTCGATTCTCTTGCGCCTACCTATGATAAAATCAATGGTATTCTATCATTAGGCTTGCATATAGCTTGGAACAATGCTTTGGTTTCTCTCTTAGGAGAAACTAACCATCTATTAGATTTATGTGCAGGAACAGGCCGGGTAGCCCTATCTTATGTCCAGAACTATCCTCGAGCCTCAGCAACTCTTGTTGATTTCTCAACAAAAATGCTAGAAAACGTCCAAAAACGCCACCCCTCAGCTCCATTCTCCTATATTACGAGTGACGTAACACACTTGCCGCTTCCGGATAATACGTTTCGTTTAGCTTCTATGGCCTATGGATTACGGAACTTATCCTATCCATTAGAGGCTCTTAGGGAAGTGTATCGAGTATTACAACCTGGAGGACACTTGGGTATTCTAGAACTGACACGCCCAGCAACATATAACCCAGTTTACCTGCTACACAAGCTCTATCTAAATCTTGTTGTTCCTAGCGTCGGCCGTTTTTATTCTGGGAACAGCTATGCTTATTCGTATCTGAAAGAAAGTATCCGGGATCTCCCACGCGATGCCGCTCTCGAAGCAATCTTTCATGCAGCGCATTTACGCCCTATCCGGAAACGCAAACTACTTTTTGGCACAGCAACCATTTGGATTTTAGAGAAGTAAAACTACCAAACCTTAAAAGCAAGGCTTATGAACGGCTCTTCTTACGCCCACGTTTCGTAGTTTTCTTCGGTTTGATTTCCTCTTCTTCGTCGTCGTACTCCTCGTCGAAGAAATCCCCAGTCTCTCCATCGCTATCGTAACCAAGCTTAGCGGATAATTCTCGCAAAGAATCAAAACGCTCAGAAAACTTAGCTAAATTCAACTGGTCTTCCAGACGCCCTCCTCCTCGCAAGTGTGCGAGGAATTCTTCTTCTGTATCAAATTTTTCAGAAAAAGTAAGCGAAGAAGGAGATGTTATCTCTGGTAAAAATAGAAAACGTCGTGCCACCGAAGGGACTTTTGTATAGATATCGCTCGATATGGTCGTCTCAGCTTCAACCTTTGCCGACTGTTTAGGAGGTCGCCCTCTTTTTGGACGAGGGTTTAAAGCCTCGTTCGAATAGTATACTTTAGATTTGTTTAAAAGAAGCTGACGCGCCTGTGTTAACTCTTTCGATACCTTGGCATCGAATAGATGTACCTTCAGTTGTTCTAAAATGTGCTTAGAGAAATCAAGGTCTTCTTCAAAGACAAACTGAAACTGATTATTACGAAGCCACTCAATGATGCGAATACGAGAACGCTCAACATAAAACTGTTGCCACTTTTCCTGCTCAGTCTCATGGTCATATAAAAACTCTAGAAACTGCTCTCGCGCATTCTTAGACTGCACTATCTCTAAAAATTTTTCTTTAGTATCGATATCGTAAATTTTTTCGTTTACAAAAGTTTCCATGATCTTCTTAATTTCGTAGAAGGTCAATTTTGGAATCAAGCAATACCGATCCGCATTTTCTTCCAATTCCTGATAAATTTTATCTAGATCTTCCTGATCTTTATCAAGATCTATGTAAAAGATAAACCCTTCTACCCGATCTAAATAGAAATCTCTCTCGTCATCAGACTTCGAGAAGGCGTCCATCAGGCGTAGAACGCGTAATAAAAGAGGATTTTGAGGTACAGGATATGTCGTCATAGGCTCCAGTATAGGGGATGCTCTGTTAGATAGCAACTCTCTCTTGTGTTATCCTCAATTTTATCCAAAACGTCTTGATTTAGGCTCTAACCACCCAAAGTTCTCACTACGATTCAATAGGCTCACAGGACCCTCTAAAAATACCTTGCCTTTCTCAGAAAAAATCTTAATCAGATTTCTACTACGAGAACACACCGCTATAGAGAAATCTTGTCCTAGAGAAAAGATATCCGCTGCAACCAAAGCACTTGCCAACATCCCTGTCCCACAAGATAAGGTTTCTCGCTCACAACCTCGCTCATAAGTATAGACAAGCAGTAGATCATCCTTCTTCCGCTGAACAAAATCTACATTTACACCTTCAGGAGCAAAATCTTCATGATAACGCAAGAAAGACCCCCATTCTTGTACGGGAACCTTACTTAAATCAGAAACGAAAACCACGACATGCGGAACCCCTGCATCAATAAAAAATACTTGTTCCGGCATACCAGGCAACACATGCGTTAATTTCCGCTCAGCTTTTTTCCAATCAGGTAATGTCATATCAACCAATACCCGATTCATAGAAAAGAACTTACCTTGGTAAACACCACGTTCTGTTTCAATAGAAACATCTTCAAGTCCAAAGCACTGGGCTACGTGCGCCATTGCGCACCGCAACCCATTCCCGCACATAGATGCGATAGATCCATCACTATTAAAAACAGTGAGTTTAGCATCTGCTATTTCAGAAGACTCTACACATAAAAACCCATCAACCATCTCTTCCTGGCATAAAAACAGAACATCCTCAAGAGAAGGCATCGATTCTCCCAAAATGAAACTGTTTCCTGCTCCAGAATATAAAAGATATCTACAAGTCGTTAAAAGAGAAGAGAATCCCATCTAACAGTCCAAACTCCATTGCTTCATTTGCACTCATCCACATATCTCGATCGATAGCTTTCTCTATCACCTCTCGAGATTGTCCAGTTGCCTCGACATACACATCAATAATGCGTGCTTTTGTTTTTAAAATTTCACGAGCATGAATATCCAAGTCCGTGGCTTGACCAGTAATGGTTCCTCCAATAGAAGGCTGGTGAATCATAATGCGCGCATGAGGCGTAGCAAAACGTCTTCCTGGAACAGCACACAAACTCAATACAGATCCCATAGATGCTGCTAAACCTGTAACAACTGTAGTCAAAGGAGAAGAGATCATTTTAATTTGGTCCCAAACAGCAAACCCAGCATCAACAGACCCTCCAGGGCTATTAATGACAAATACAATTGGCTGCCCAGGATTGGTGAGTTCCAAATACCAAAGCTTTTTGATGGCTTCTGTAGCACTTTTCTCCGTTACAGGTTCGGAGAAGAAAATACGACGAGAATCCAACAACTTTCTATCTATGACATCTTGCAACTTATGCATCATTTCCCCTTCAGGCATAGAGTCTCCCACTAAACTAGCGTTTCCAGATCGATTTCAGGATAAAGAGGGAATCTTCCTAATAAATCAGCCACACGTTGTCTCGCTTCCTGAGCGATCCCTTCTGACAGCTCTCCCTCACTTTTACTAGAACCGCTCTCAGCATTGCTTCTCACAGTAATATTTCGCAATACTTTCACGATAATATTCGCAACTTCTTCCATTTCGGCACTGCCCATCCCTAGCGTTGTCAGAGCTGGAGTCCCCAATCGAATACCAGAAGTCTTCCACTGCCCAGAGGCATCTGAAGGAATAGTATTACGATTTACTGCGATACCTACTGAGGTTAACATATCTTCTGCAATACGTCCAGGGACTCCTAGAGAAGTTAGATCAATAATCAACATGTGATTATCTGTCCCGCCAGTGAGTAATCGTAGCCCGTTCCGCTGGAACACTTCAGCCAAAGTCCGTGCATTCTCTACCACTTTATGCGCATACTTCCTGAAATTGATCGTCATAGCTTCTTTCAGAGCAATAGCTTTAGCAGCTATAACATGAGGAAGTGGGCCGCCCATCATTAGAGGACAAGCCTTGTTCAAGGTATTTGCATATTCTTTTTTAGCTAGAACCAATCCACCTCTTGGCCCTCGCAAAGTCTTATGCGTCGTCGTTGTCACGATATCTGCATAAGGCATAGGATTTTCTTCTCCTACAAACACACCTCCAGCAACCAAGCCTGCGAAATGAGCCATATCCACCCATAAAACAGCGCCACAGTCTTCTGCAATTTGCTTCAAGGTGGCAAAGTTTAATCGTCTAGAATAAGACGAATACCCTGCGATCAGAACGGTGGGCTTATGTTCTTTCGCTATTTTTGCTATCTCATCATAATCAAATAATTCAGTATCTAAATTCACCTCATAAGGGAGACAATGCATTAATTTAGACATGATATTCATGCGCACAGTCCCATGTGTCAGATGCCCTCCAGAATTTAAAGAGGGGCCTAGGCATTTGTGCTGAGCCATCTCAGCTTTTAATGCTTCGTATTCCTGCTCAGGCAGATCATTGATCGTTTTATATCCCAACCGTTGAACCGCAGGGCTCTGGATCTTCTGTGTAATGATCGACATGATCGCTAATAAATTCGCATCGGCTCCAGAATGAGGCTGAACAAAAGCACTTTCCGCACCAAATAATTCTTTTGCCGTCTCTGCGCATTCCCATTCAATTGCATCCACATTCTCGCAACAGGAATAAAATCGTTTGAATGGGCTCCCTTCACAATACTTGTCTGTAAGTAAATTCCCCATAGCAAGTTGCACAGATAGAGAAGAAAAGTTTTCTGAAGCAATCATTTTTAAACGAGATCGCTGACTCTTTAATTCTTGTACAATGCTCTGTCCTATAGATGGAAAAGCGTGTAACAGATGATCTAATGATGCTAAATAGGCCACTGATGCCAAATTTTGCTGACTTTTGTCGGAAATATTTCTCAGATATCTATCCAATAACGATGCCATATTTCCACCTCCACTGATTAAACCTTGCAAGACCTTGCAGAGGCACTCTTTATCCTCTACCCACTCTCCCTTATCCTTTATGGGAATCTAATCTTTTGATGAGAAAGTCTAAACTTTCTAGGAGAAAGAGGATTTATTTTAACTATAACTATAAGAAAAAGAAACGATGCTTCCAAGACCATTACCAAGCGCCCCATTTTCCCTAGTCGCTTACCATAAGGTGCTTTAATACCATTGCAGCTTCAGTTGATCATATTCTTACAGCAAAAGTCAAGAAGCTTCCTACTAGGAAAAAAGCTTCTCTTCTATTTAAAAAAAACTCTAACATGAAACCTTTTACACAAGAGATCTCCCTCATCGATCATGCCTCTGTACTTAGGCCTCAATCCATCCTCTGCTAAACAATATTCTGCTGTTTTTCAGCCTATTATTCGCATAGTCCCTTTTTCAAAACACGTTCCTCAAATACGACATGCTAGGAAGTTCCTTGTATCAACTTCCCATATTTTGTTAACAAGCCCCTCTTCTACCGCTTGTTTTTTTTCTTCCATTAGGAAAAGAATCCCTTTATCCCTGTTCAGGAATAAATCCTTCGTTACCATAGGAGAAGCCACTTCTTCTCGTGTAAAGGCCTTTCTCCCCAAAGCTAATATTGTGCAAAGCGCATTCCCTCAAGCAGAAGCATTTCTTCCCATCCTATCGACTCTTCCTTCCAGCTCCTCCCTACTCTATCCTCACTCTGTACTCGCTCGTCCCATTCTCCGCTCTCTTCTACAAACACTCCCTTTCTCCTCCTTTTCCTATCCTCATTACACAGTTAAACCCATTACACTTTCCGTAAGTACCTTTCTTCCCCATAAAACTATTATTCTCACTAGCCCTTCTATCGTTCGTGCCTATGCACAACTATTTCCCTGCCTCCCTGATAAAGAACACTGGTGTCTAGGAGAGATTAGTGCAGCAGAATTCAAACAGATATTTCACACTCCTCCTTCCAAAATTCTTTTTTCAACTAAAGAACCGACAGGATGTTGATAACAATCTTTCTATTTATTTTAATGAAGATCTCTTCAAGAAGTTGTGAAGAGATCTTACCTCTTTTAGAGAGCATATAATTCCTGTCCCCTTTGCAAGCACATGACCGAAATCCCTTCTTCTTTTGTTCTTCCAGATCCTGAATGGATATATCGTGTAGGTATTGGTCAGGACAGTCACCGTTTTCTCCCTGACGAAGATCCCAAGCCCTGCATATTAGGTGGCATTATTTTTGAAAATACTCCAGGATTCGAAGCTAATTCGGATGGAGATGTTGTCTTCCATGCTATATGTAATGCGTTTTCGTCTGTAACGCACAAAGGTATTTTGGGAGGACTGGCTGACGAGCTTTTGAAAACAAAAGGCATTACCGATAGCGTAGTCTATCTACAAGAAGCTGTCGCCTCTTTAAAACCTACACAACAAGTCTCGCATCTAGCTATTACTATAGAAGGGAAGCGTCCTAAACTGCTCCCTCAGTTACCGAGTATGCGCAAGAGAATAGCCGAGGTTCTTCACATTCCTCTAGATTCCATTAACATTACAGCCACTTCTGGAGAAGGCTTAACTGCCATGGGACAAGGATATGGTGTTCAATGCTTTTGTGTTTTAACTATTATGGAATATTGTCGGTATTAGTATACGTCTGAAACTAGTCTCTTCTGTGCAATCAGCTCTCGTACCGCCTTAGGACCTAATATCTGCTCTAAAGCACGTTTAACTTCCGTACCAAGGATTTTTTTCCCACAAACAAAAAAGAAAGCTTCTTGTTCGTAGACTTCTTGTATAAGTTCTTTTTGTTGCTCTATAACATTCTGAACATACAATTTAGACTCGGAATCTCTGGAAAAGGCTGTGAATAACTGGAGTTTTCCTGAAACGATCAGCTCCTGGAGAAAATCCCGGTAATAGAAGTTACTTTTCTCAAAACGCTCTCCAAAGAATAGAATATTGGAGCCTACGTCCTGATGGTATATTCGATGTTGTAAGAACCCTTTGTACGGAGCGATACCTGTCCCTGCTCCGATCATAATTAAAGGTTTCCCAAAATTTTTCTGCTCCAAAGTAAAATGCCGCGTCGGTTGTATAAACCCACGAAAAGACTCTCCCTCTTGTAAGTCCTTACATAAAAAAGCCGAACATAATCCATAGCGCAGCTGCGTTTTACCTTGGAAACTAACACAGCGCACGAGCAACTCTAGCTTCCCATGAGAACATGTTGGAGAAGAAGCTATAGAATAAAATCGAGGCAATAAAGGCATCGCACTCCGAATAAACTCTTCAAAAGGAATACGCGGCTGGTAAACCAAAATAGCTTCAGCTAAAGACCAGGTATCGTCTAAATCCCCTGGGAAAAAAGGTCTTAACGATTTTGGAATTTTATCTAAGTCTACGTAACTAGTAAGAAATTCGTGAAGAGGGAGAACAGAATCTGCATGCCGAGATACGACAGGAGACCTGGGGCCATACTGTAAAGCATCTAGAACTGAATCGACTAATATGGAAGGATTTGTTGGGAATACCCCCAAAGAATCCCCAACTTTATAGGAAATCTCAGAACGAACCGGATTACATAAAACCTGAAAAACAGGATCCGAACAAGTATTCCCAATATCCGATGTGGAAGAACAAAGCTCACGTGAATGTAAAAACATCCACTGAGCTTTGAATTTAGAAAATAAAGACATTTTTAAATCAAAAGAATTAGGCAGCCTTGATCTTAATATCTACTCCAGCAGGCAAAGACAACATTTTCAAAGCATCAATCGTCTTTCCTGTAGGATCTAAAATATCAATTAATCGTTTGTGAGTACGAATTTCAAACTGCTCACGAGATTTTTTATCTACGTGAGGAGATCGCAACACCGTATACACTTCTCTCTTTGTTGGTAGAGGAATTGGACCAACAACACGAGCTCCAGTTCTTTTAGCAGTCTCAACAATATTTGCTGTAGACTGATCGAGTTGCCCTTGGTCAAAACCTTTCAAGCGAATCCGAATTCTTTGTTTTTGCTGCTTCATATATTCCTTACTTCTTAACAATCTCTTCTTGAATTTTCTGAGGAACTTTAGCAAAGAATGCAGGTTCCATAGTCGACGTAGCTCGACCAGAAGTTAATGATCGCAATGAGGTCATATATCCAAACATTTCGCTCAAAGGAACTTCTGCGCTGACCTGCGCCATGTTTCTGGAAGATTCCTGACCTAAAATCTTACCTCTACGACGATTCAAGTCTCCAATCACATCTCCAAGATGATCTTCTGGAGTAATAACCGTTACTTTCATAATAGGCTCTAAGATCACAGGAAGAGCTTTTCTACAAGCTTCTTTTACAGCCATCGATCCGCAAATCTTAAAGGCCATCTCACTAGAGTCCACCTCGTGATAGGATCCGAACACAATGCTTACCTTGACATCGACTAATCCATATCCAGCCAGCACTCCGGAATTTAATCCCTCTTCGACCCCTTTAATTACAGCTGGGATGTACTCTTTAGGAATTACCCCTCCGACGATCTTACTGACAACCTCGTTTCCTTTTCCAGGTTCATTTGGCTCAATTTCCAAGCAAACGTGAGCATATTGTCCTCGACCACCAGACTGCTTAACGTATTTCGTTTCACTGTTACTTGTTTT carries:
- the ispF gene encoding 2-C-methyl-D-erythritol 2,4-cyclodiphosphate synthase produces the protein MTEIPSSFVLPDPEWIYRVGIGQDSHRFLPDEDPKPCILGGIIFENTPGFEANSDGDVVFHAICNAFSSVTHKGILGGLADELLKTKGITDSVVYLQEAVASLKPTQQVSHLAITIEGKRPKLLPQLPSMRKRIAEVLHIPLDSINITATSGEGLTAMGQGYGVQCFCVLTIMEYCRY
- a CDS encoding sulfite reductase flavoprotein subunit alpha, with protein sequence MSLFSKFKAQWMFLHSRELCSSTSDIGNTCSDPVFQVLCNPVRSEISYKVGDSLGVFPTNPSILVDSVLDALQYGPRSPVVSRHADSVLPLHEFLTSYVDLDKIPKSLRPFFPGDLDDTWSLAEAILVYQPRIPFEEFIRSAMPLLPRFYSIASSPTCSHGKLELLVRCVSFQGKTQLRYGLCSAFLCKDLQEGESFRGFIQPTRHFTLEQKNFGKPLIMIGAGTGIAPYKGFLQHRIYHQDVGSNILFFGERFEKSNFYYRDFLQELIVSGKLQLFTAFSRDSESKLYVQNVIEQQKELIQEVYEQEAFFFVCGKKILGTEVKRALEQILGPKAVRELIAQKRLVSDVY
- the rpsJ gene encoding 30S ribosomal protein S10; this translates as MKQQKQRIRIRLKGFDQGQLDQSTANIVETAKRTGARVVGPIPLPTKREVYTVLRSPHVDKKSREQFEIRTHKRLIDILDPTGKTIDALKMLSLPAGVDIKIKAA
- a CDS encoding uroporphyrinogen-III synthase produces the protein MPLYLGLNPSSAKQYSAVFQPIIRIVPFSKHVPQIRHARKFLVSTSHILLTSPSSTACFFSSIRKRIPLSLFRNKSFVTIGEATSSRVKAFLPKANIVQSAFPQAEAFLPILSTLPSSSSLLYPHSVLARPILRSLLQTLPFSSFSYPHYTVKPITLSVSTFLPHKTIILTSPSIVRAYAQLFPCLPDKEHWCLGEISAAEFKQIFHTPPSKILFSTKEPTGC